ATTCATGGGTGCCGAATCACTAGTGCACTATCTAACCTCGCTACCATTCATTTCTTGTCGATCTCTAGCATGTTCAAAATCTTTTCGATCTGTGATCCACGGTGTTTAATATCCAGTAGACCTCCTTACTTGCTCTCTGGCCTGCTGCAGTAGTGAAGTGATTTTGCGTTCACAATAGTCAAAGCTTCCGGTAGAGTCGATATACTCAACTGCATACTTCCGAACTGTGATATCCTCGCTGCGCTGCTTCAATATGCTCAGCAGGCGAAGATCCCCTGGCCGAGACCGGATGCTAAGAATAATCGGATACGAGAACTTTCCCTCCCCAATGTCCTCGCAGAACCCCTTGTTCGTGGAATAAGTATCGCTCTGTAGATTCTGATAATCATCCCTGATTTGGAAAAGAAGTCCGAGAGTCTCCACAAGCGGGACGTAGTCAGTACCACTGGCGCTTTCAGCCTGCATAAGCCGGATTGCTAGCCGGAAGAGGCCCCCAGTCTTGTCCAAGGCCATTTCGATGTATTCCTCCTCGGACGGACATTGCAGGGTATCGCGCCAGTGCAGCTCCATGCCCTGGCCCCGATGTAAGTGGAGTAGCTCTTCGGTGTAGATGCTCAATGAAAGCGGGTTCGTAAGGTTCGTCAGCTCTCGTTGTGCGACAAAGTAGGCATAATTGGCTAAGTTAATTATCTGGACTACTCCGAAGATGCTATGAGCGACTGGGACACCGCGCCGCAGCGTCGATGAATCTTGGATATCGTCAATACTGGAGAATGTGAGCGAGATCCCGACCGAGGATTCTCAAGACATCTTGGCTTTCAGACGTACAGCAAAGAAGCATTGTGCAGAAGGTCGATGATCCGTTTGATCACGTCTAGCTTGTCGTTTGGCACCTCGAGGAATTCGTTAAATGCGTCAATCAGCTTGCTTCGGATGTCCTTGCCAAGGTTTTCTCTTAGATAGTCGAGCGGACCAGTGAGGATCTATTACAATCTATATAATCAGCATTCACGGTTTTCGTCACACAAGGTTTGTTGGAGAccaccttttctttctcatcgtCCGTGAGGGTTGTTGACTGGATATCTACTTGAATGGATTCCTCCACGCGAACAAAGGACGAGGGCCCATCCGCTTGCGTTCGTTTTCCAAGGTAGCGAGGTATCAGTGTCTTGACCTTTTGTCGAAAACCTGCTAAGGAGTTATGATGATGGCTCAGTGGAGTGGATCTAAGG
This DNA window, taken from Aspergillus flavus chromosome 5, complete sequence, encodes the following:
- a CDS encoding putative geranyl geranyl pyrophosphate synthase: ILTGPLDYLRENLGKDIRSKLIDAFNEFLEVPNDKLDVIKRIIDLLHNASLLIDDIQDSSTLRRGVPVAHSIFGVVQIINLANYAYFVAQRELTNLTNPLSLSIYTEELLHLHRGQGMELHWRDTLQCPSEEEYIEMALDKTGGLFRLAIRLMQAESASGTDYVPLVETLGLLFQIRDDYQNLQSDTYSTNKGFCEDIGEGKFSYPIILSIRSRPGDLRLLSILKQRSEDITVRKYAVEYIDSTGSFDYCERKITSLLQQAREQVRRSTGY